The window CACAGCACGATCAGCACGGCATTGCCGCTGATGCCCACATGCTGCGCCAGGCCGCCCACCGCGCCGCGAAACCACACCATGTACAGGCCGACGAGGCTCGACGCCACCGCCAGCAGCACGTACACGCGCCCGTTCCATCGATGAAACGAGGGCGCCAGGCGCCGCAGCGGCGTCATCAGCTGGAGCGCGCCGCCAATGGTGATGACAACCGCCACCAGCATGTGCATGCCGATGGCGGCATTGCCAGCGGTATCGCCGGGGACATACCCGCGCGGCATGACCTTGTTCCACTGCGCCAGGTCGCCGTGCGCCAGCGCGCCGCCGTAGAAAGCGGCCACGTACCAGGCAAACAGCAGTTGCCCCAGCACGGCCACGCCAAACCACAGGCGCGCGGACCAGGCCAGTGCGGTGTCGACCCTGTCGCGCCGCGCGGTCATGCCCGCCGTGCCTCCGGGTGCCGTGCGCGGCGTGCTTCCAGCCGTTTGCAAGATCATGTGACTTCCTTTCGTGTGATTCGTGTGATATCGGATGGGCACACAGTAGGAGCAGGCGGCGCCGCTGGCGAGGGCGCGCGGCGATCGGCGCGACCGGCGGCGGTTTTCCGGGCTTGAACGACGGTCGGCGAACGGTTATTGTGGCGGGATGACCAACGCGCCGCCACCTGCCCTGCCCTCGCGCCATCCGGCGCTGCCGACCCTGCGCCAGGCGCTGGTGGTGACGCTCATCGCGCTACAGCTGACGTGGGTGCTGGCAACGCTGTCGTCGGGACCGTTTTTGTCGGTGCTGCTGCGCATCGGTTTCATCGCCATCGTCTTGCTGCTCACCTACACGGCGAGCGGCACGCTGCGCCAGCGCTGGCTGCCACCGGCCCTGGTGCGGCTGCTGGCGGTGGCGCTGATGGCACCGCTCGCCACGCTGGCCATTTTCCGGCTGACGGAAAACAGTCCCGCCAAACGCGAGCTGGCGTATGGCTACATCATGCTGGCCGTCGTCGCGGTGGTCGTCGGGGTGCTGGTGACGTTCGTGGCGCTGCGCGTCGAACGCAAGGCGCGCGAGCGCGCCGCCCGCCTGCAGACCGAACGCGAACGCCACACACTCGAGCGCGAGCTGCTCGACGCGCGCCTGCGCCTGCTGCAGGCGCAAATCGAACCGCACTTCCTGTTCAATACGCTGGCCAATATCGAGGCGCTGGTCGAGGCCAAGTCCGACAATGCGGGGCCGGTGCTGCGCCATCTGATCGCCTACCTCAAGGCCGCGATGCCGCGCCTGAACGATGCCGACGCCACCCTCGACACCGAGCTGCAACTGGTACGCGCCTATCTGGAGCTGATGCACATGCGCATGCCCGACCGCCTGCGCTTCAACGTGCAAACGGCGCCCGGGCTGAACGGCTTGCCGTTTCCGGCGATGGCCTTGCTGACCCTGGTGGAAAACGCGGTGCGGCACGGCATCGATCCGAGCCTTGACGGCGGCTGCATCGAGGTCGGCTGCAAGCGCGATGCAGCCAGCGGCCGCGTGAGCTTGTGGGTGAGCGATACCGGCGTCGGCATGTCGGAGCTCAGCCAGCCGGGCACCGGGCTGACCAATGTGCGCACGCGCCTGCTGGCTTTTTACGGCGCCGGCGCGAAGCTGGATTTACACGAACAGGCGCCGCATGGCTTGCACGTCGAACTGACCTTTCAACCACGGAGCGCCGCATGAACCACCCGACCGCCCTGATCGCCGACGACGAACCGCTGCTGCGCGAACACCTGCGCGCGCAACTGGCGCGGCTATGGCCTGAGCTGGACATCGTGGCCGAGGCGCGCAACGGCGGCGAGGCAGTCGAGCTGTTCGACCAGCATCACCCGGCAATTGTGTTTTTGGACGTGCACATGCCCGGCCTGAACGGCATCGAGGCGGCGCGGGCGCTGGCGCGGCGGGCGCAGATCGTGTTCATTACCGCGTACGAGCAGTATGCGGTGCAGGCGTTCGAGCAGGGCGCCATCGATTATCTGGTCAAGCCGATCGATGCTGCGCGCCTGGCCGACACGGTGCAGCGTTTGCAGGAACGGCTGGGGCGAGCGCCCGACGCCGGCGCGGCCTTCGACGCGGTGCTCGAACGCATGGCCAGCGAATTGCGCCAGCGCAGCGGCACGCGCAACTGGCTGCAGTGGATCAAGGCCTCGGTCGGCAGCCGGGTGCGATTGATTGCGGTGGAGCAGGTGGCGTTCATCCGCGCGGACGGCAAGTACACCTCGGTAGTGTGGGACGATGGCGAGGCGCTGATTCGCAAGAGCATCCGCGAACTGGGCGACGAGCTCGATCCGGACCGCTTCGTGCAGATTCACCGCTCGGTGATCGTCAATCTGCATTACGTGAGCGAGGTGGTGCGCGGGGTGAACGAAACGGCCGATGTGCACCTGCGCGGACGCGCGGAGGTGCTGCCGGTCAGCCGGAGTTACCTGCATCATTTTCGGCAGATGTAGCTGTCGTACCGCCCACTGTCAGGGCGGCGGCTGGCAAAACCGGATGCGGTTGCCGAATGGATCGCCCACTTGCATCACCCTGCCCCACGGCAAGTCGTCGACACCAGGACGCGCATAGGCGTATTCCTTGGCCGTCAGTTCCTGATGCAGCGCGTCGATGTCATCGAGATGGACGAAGATGGTCGAGCCGGGCGTGGCATCGCCATGGTGTTCGCTCAGGTGGATGACCAGCTCGCCACGCCTGATCTCCATATACAAGGGCATGCCCTCCTCGAAGCGGTGCTCCCACTCGCAGGCGAAGCCGAGGAAGTCCAGGTAGAACTCCCTGGCTTTTTCCTCCGAAAAAATGCGCAAAATGGGAATGGCCGGGGAAAGGTTCACGCGTCGCTCCTGATGGGTTCTGTGGCCCTCAGCGTGCGTCATCGGCATGCCTTTGTCAACGCATCAGCGCTTCGATGTCGTCGATTGCCTTGGGCACGCCGGCACTGAGCACTTCCCG of the Massilia violaceinigra genome contains:
- a CDS encoding LytR/AlgR family response regulator transcription factor translates to MNHPTALIADDEPLLREHLRAQLARLWPELDIVAEARNGGEAVELFDQHHPAIVFLDVHMPGLNGIEAARALARRAQIVFITAYEQYAVQAFEQGAIDYLVKPIDAARLADTVQRLQERLGRAPDAGAAFDAVLERMASELRQRSGTRNWLQWIKASVGSRVRLIAVEQVAFIRADGKYTSVVWDDGEALIRKSIRELGDELDPDRFVQIHRSVIVNLHYVSEVVRGVNETADVHLRGRAEVLPVSRSYLHHFRQM
- a CDS encoding glyoxalase superfamily protein, which produces MNLSPAIPILRIFSEEKAREFYLDFLGFACEWEHRFEEGMPLYMEIRRGELVIHLSEHHGDATPGSTIFVHLDDIDALHQELTAKEYAYARPGVDDLPWGRVMQVGDPFGNRIRFCQPPP
- a CDS encoding DUF2306 domain-containing protein, translating into MILQTAGSTPRTAPGGTAGMTARRDRVDTALAWSARLWFGVAVLGQLLFAWYVAAFYGGALAHGDLAQWNKVMPRGYVPGDTAGNAAIGMHMLVAVVITIGGALQLMTPLRRLAPSFHRWNGRVYVLLAVASSLVGLYMVWFRGAVGGLAQHVGISGNAVLIVLCAVLAVHHARAGRIALHRRWALRLFLAVSGVWFFRIGLMAWIVANQGPAGFDPVTFQGPFLSFLSFAQYLLPLAVLELYARAQASDSVVARSAMAVAMLVLSVATAAGVAAATMILWLPHL
- a CDS encoding sensor histidine kinase; protein product: MTNAPPPALPSRHPALPTLRQALVVTLIALQLTWVLATLSSGPFLSVLLRIGFIAIVLLLTYTASGTLRQRWLPPALVRLLAVALMAPLATLAIFRLTENSPAKRELAYGYIMLAVVAVVVGVLVTFVALRVERKARERAARLQTERERHTLERELLDARLRLLQAQIEPHFLFNTLANIEALVEAKSDNAGPVLRHLIAYLKAAMPRLNDADATLDTELQLVRAYLELMHMRMPDRLRFNVQTAPGLNGLPFPAMALLTLVENAVRHGIDPSLDGGCIEVGCKRDAASGRVSLWVSDTGVGMSELSQPGTGLTNVRTRLLAFYGAGAKLDLHEQAPHGLHVELTFQPRSAA